The DNA window GACCGTATAGAAGGGTGCCGTTACCACCACCGCGTCGGCGCCTGCGGCCTTCGCGACCTTCGAATGCGCGATGACGCGATCGGTCGTTGGATCGATGACGCCGACGATGAGCGGCACGCGGCCGTTCACCACCTTTGCCGAATGCTCGATGATGTCGCGCCGCGTCTTTTCATCATGGAAGACGACTTCGCTCGTCGAACCGAGCACGAATACGCCGTGGCAGCCGGCATCGATCAGATGTTCGAGAACCCGCGTATAGGACGGGTAGTCGACGGTGAAATCCGGATTGAGTGGCGTTACGACGGGGGGGACGACGCCCTTGAATTTGGTCATTTTCGCTTTCTTTCGGTTGTCAGTTTAGTTCGACACGAGGATCGAAGGCATCTCTGAGGCCATCGCCGATGAAGTTGATTGCGAGCACGGCAAGGATCAGCGCTCCGCCGGGAAAGAGCCATTGCCAGGGATATTGTTCGAGAACGGTGGTCGAGCGGGCGGCATTCAGCATGTTGCCCCAGCTTGCGGCAGGCGGGGCAATGCCGAGACCGAGGAAGGATAAACCCGCCTCGAGCAGGATGGCATTGGCGATCTGCAGCGTTGCGTAGACGACGAGAATGTCGATCGCGTTCGGCAGACCGTGGCGAAAAAGCAAATGCCCAATGCCAGCGCCCATGCCGCGCGAGGCCATGACGAAATCGCGCTCGCGCAGTTCCAGAAGCCGTGAGCGGACCATGCGCGCAAGAAGCGGCCAGGAGAGCAGCGAGATGACGAGCACCGTCGGCCAGATGCCGGTGCCGGCGATCGAGGCGAGCACAAGCAGGAAAATGACAGGCGGCAGGGTCATCACCAGATCGACGAAGCGCATCGAGACGGCATCCGCCCACCGTCCTGCCAGTGCCGAGATGGCGCCGAAGAGGAAGCCGATGATGGCCGAAAGGGCGGTCGAGGCGACGGCGACGAGGAGTGAAATCCGCCCGCCTTCCAGAACACGCGCGAAGACATCGCTGCCGACGCCATCGGTTCCGAACCAGTGCGTTGCCGTCGGACCGCTGTTCATGGCCAGAAGATCGATGTCGTTCGGTTGGAATGTCCACCACAGCGGATAGGACAGGATCAGCAACAACATCGGAATGGCGACGCAAATGCCGGCGACGGCGGCGCGGTTGAGCAGAAAGCGTTCGAATGCACGGGCGAGCGGTCCTGGGCTGCGGCGGGACGTGGAGCGGGCAAACATCGTCAGCCCACCTTGATGCGCGGATCGACGACCGCATAGGTGATGTCGGTCAGGAGATTGACGACGATGACGCAGATGCCGATCATGAGCGTCGCGCCCATGATGACGGGGTAATCTCGTGTCTCAACGGCATCGACAAGAAGCAGGCCCATGCCCGGCCAATTAAAGACGCTCTCGATGAAGATGGCACCGCCGATCGCAAGCCCGATGGTGGAACCGACGAGAGTTACGATGGGAAGGAGGGCATTACGGAGCGCATGCTTGGTGATGACCCAGAACTCCATGACACCTTTGGCGCGGGCTGTGCGCACATAATCCTGATTGAGAACCTCGAGCAACGAAGCGCGCATGTAACGCGTAATCAATGCGGCCTGCGCGATGGACAGCAGCGCGGCGGGCAGGATCAGGTGATGGATAAGATCCCCGACCGAGAATTCCTCGCCCGGCGTCAGCATGCCGCCGGAGGGCATCCAATGCAGGCGGACGGAGAAGATATAAAGGCCGATGAGGGCGCTGAGGAATGCGGGGCTGGAAATGCCGACAAGTGCGAACACCGAGAAAAACAGATCGGCGAGCGAATTGCGGCGGACGGCGCTGAAAACACCCACGGCAATGCCGGCAATAATGGCAATCACCAGCGCCGAACCCATGAGGAGCACCGTCGGTCCGATCCGCGACAGCACAAGACCGAGAACCGGCTGGTCGAGACGCTTGATCGAATAGCCGAGATTACCCATCAGCGCGTTCTGCAGCCAATCGAGATATTGCAGCGGCAAGGGCTGATCGAGACCCAGGCTCCGGCGCAGATTGGCAAGGTCGGCCGGCGACATGGGGACATTCGGATCGATATAGGCGTCGATCGGATCGCCAGGCGTCAGACGCAACAACAGGAAGATCAGCATGCTCAGGGCGATGAGCATGCCAACTCCTATGATCAGGCGTCGAAGGCTGTATCGAAGCATTGTAGATCCGTCTTGTCAGGGTGGCCGAAGCCACCCTCAAGGCTTTGGAAGGGAGCGCCTTATTCGGCGATCGACCATTTCTGCGGATCGGCCTGATAAGGGCCGCCACCCGGCGCCGGCGTCCAGACGAAATCCGTGGCCTTGGACGAAATGATCCCGTAGCGCTTTGCAACCCAGAGCGTTGCCCAGGGCAGATTCGTATTCATGACCTTGCAGACGTCCTGATAGCGGCCGTCACGCTTGGAATTGTCGGTTTCCGCCAGCGCGGCGTTGAGTGCGGCGCTGAGATCCGGCATGCGCGCCCGAACGACATTCGCTCCGGCTGGCGGAATCTGGCTTTCGTTGAGCCCGACATTGATGCTTCCGGCATCCGGTCCGTTCTGTAG is part of the Rhizobium jaguaris genome and encodes:
- a CDS encoding ABC transporter permease codes for the protein MFARSTSRRSPGPLARAFERFLLNRAAVAGICVAIPMLLLILSYPLWWTFQPNDIDLLAMNSGPTATHWFGTDGVGSDVFARVLEGGRISLLVAVASTALSAIIGFLFGAISALAGRWADAVSMRFVDLVMTLPPVIFLLVLASIAGTGIWPTVLVISLLSWPLLARMVRSRLLELRERDFVMASRGMGAGIGHLLFRHGLPNAIDILVVYATLQIANAILLEAGLSFLGLGIAPPAASWGNMLNAARSTTVLEQYPWQWLFPGGALILAVLAINFIGDGLRDAFDPRVELN
- a CDS encoding ABC transporter permease; the encoded protein is MLRYSLRRLIIGVGMLIALSMLIFLLLRLTPGDPIDAYIDPNVPMSPADLANLRRSLGLDQPLPLQYLDWLQNALMGNLGYSIKRLDQPVLGLVLSRIGPTVLLMGSALVIAIIAGIAVGVFSAVRRNSLADLFFSVFALVGISSPAFLSALIGLYIFSVRLHWMPSGGMLTPGEEFSVGDLIHHLILPAALLSIAQAALITRYMRASLLEVLNQDYVRTARAKGVMEFWVITKHALRNALLPIVTLVGSTIGLAIGGAIFIESVFNWPGMGLLLVDAVETRDYPVIMGATLMIGICVIVVNLLTDITYAVVDPRIKVG